The following are encoded in a window of Camelus bactrianus isolate YW-2024 breed Bactrian camel chromosome 31, ASM4877302v1, whole genome shotgun sequence genomic DNA:
- the SORBS3 gene encoding vinexin isoform X4, giving the protein MADGGSPFLGRRDFVYPSSTRDPSASERGASPARKEEKKRKAARLKFDFQAQSPKELTLKKGDIVYIHKEVDKNWLEGEHHGRLGIFPANYVEVLPADEIPKPIKAPTYQVLEYGEAVAQYNFKGELEVELSFRKGERICLIRKVNEHWYEGRISGTGRQGIFPASYVQVSREPRLRLCDDGPQLPASPRLTAARLACHPSSPLTPRSPADPTDWGGRTSPRRTGFSFPAQESRPPTQSLGTPRSAVSHPGGSSHPLDLGTSSPNTTQIHWTPYRAMYQYRPQNEDELELREGDRVDVMQQCDDGWFVGVSRRTQKFGTFPGNYVAPV; this is encoded by the exons ATGGCGGATGGAGGAAGCCCCTTCCTAGGTCGTAGGGACTTTGTCTACCCTTCCTCAACCCGAG ATCCTAGTGCCTCTGAACGAGGGGCCAGCCCagccaggaaggaagagaagaag AGGAAGGCCGCCCGGCTCAAGTTTGACTTCCAGGCACAGTCCCCCAA GGAGCTGACTCTGAAGAAGGGTGACATTGTCTACATCCACAAGGAGGTAGACAAGAACTGGCTGGAGGGGGAGCATCATGGCCGGCTGGGCATCTTCCCAGCTAATTACGTGGAG GTATTGCCGGCAGACGAGATCCCCAAGCCCATCAAGGCCCCGACTTACCAGGTGCTAGAGTATGGAGAAGCCGTGGCCCAGTACAACTTCAAGGGGGAGCTGGAGGTGGAGCTCTCCTTCCGGAAG GGGGAGCGCATCTGCCTGATCCGCAAGGTGAACGAGCACTGGTATGAGGGCCGCATCTCGGGCACCGGGCGCCAGGGCATCTTCCCTGCCAGCTATGTGCAGGTGAGCCGGGAGCCCCGGCTCCGGCTCTGTGACGACGGCCCCCAGCTCCCTGCATCTCCCCGCCTGACCGCCGCCCGCCTGGCCTGTCACCCCAGCTCCCCGTTAACGCCACGCAGCCCAGCTGACCCCACCGACTGGGGGGGCCGGACCTCCCCCCGCCGCACGGGCTTCTCTTTCCCCGCCCAGGAGTCCAGACCCCCGACCCAG AGTCTCGGCACCCCCAGGTCAGCTGTGTCCCATCCTGGAGGCTCCAGCCATCCCCTGGACCTGGGAACCTCCTCCCCCAACACCACTCAGATACACTGGACCCC GTACCGGGCGATGTACCAGTACAGGCCCCAGAATGAGGACGAGCTGGAGCTGCGGGAGGGGGATCGGGTGGACGTCATGCAGCAGTGTGATGATGGCTGGTTTGTGG gTGTCTCCCGGAGGACTCAGAAATTTGGGACATTCCCTGGAAATTATGTAGCCCCAGTGTGA
- the C31H8orf58 gene encoding uncharacterized protein C8orf58 homolog, giving the protein MLGRRRVFAVEPLGGRDVTGEDPARGCLVPGVTSTYRPIPDAAPGYLSDSWEGGGKLRGLERQVPLLKLASQDSGVEMAAGDSSPATSRGLSQDSLTFEPMGSPEALALGAVEDPTHKSRLLASRKLEQVLERSRQLPTSPASLSQHYRSLSPPCQPECEKPLFGAGGQEATEAESDLEAGLEEAEVVRPEAQACLPGQGLRYLEHLCLVLEQTARLQQLYLQLQTRRAGDPEEEESEESAVAPSSPSSHAPGSEVHEPWERLSQTEKTGAKTASPPKAGVPSPSPPRLSEAPAEQAHTFSSSQGHRVKVLLNRIRWRSPRPAEPAALPDSPAPRTASGGLRERPPCHPPRKTFMPSLAVKKQRTKNLSVH; this is encoded by the exons ATGCTGGGCCGGCGGCGCGTCTTCGCCGTGGAGCCGCTCGGCGGCCGGG ATGTCACTGGCGAGGACCCGGCACGTGGCTGCCTAGTGCCTGGAGTCACCAGCACCTACAGACCGATCCCGGATGCTGCTCCAGGGTACTTGTCAGACTCCTGGGAGGGAGGTGGCAAGCTGAGAGGTCTTGAAAGGCAGGTGCCGCTTCTCAAACTGGCCTCCCAGGACTCAGGAGTGGAGATGGCGGCTGGGGACAGCTCCCCAGCCACCTCACGGGGGCTTTCTCAAGACTCTCTGACCTTTGAGCCCATGGGTAGCCCTGAGGCCCTGGCTCTTGGGGCTGTGGAGGATCCTACCCACAAAAGCCGGCTTCTGGCCAGCCGTAAGCTGGAGCAGGTGCTGGAGCGGTCCCGCCAGCTCCCGACTTCCCCTGCCAGCTTGTCACAACACTACCGCTCCCTGAGCCCGCCCTGCCAGCCTGAGTGTGAAAAGCCCCTTTTTGGAGCAGGGGGACAGGAGGCCACTGAGGCAGAGAGTGACCTAGAGGCAGGCCTGGAAGAAGCAGAGGTG GTGAGGCCTGAAGCCCAGGCCTGCCTCCCGGGGCAGGGTCTTCGCTACCTGGAACACCTGTGCCTAGTGTTGGAGCAGACGGCGAGGCTCCAGCAGCTCTACCTGCAGCTGCAGACTCGGAGGGCTGGG GATCCTGAAGAGGAGGAGTCAGAGGAGTCAGCTGTGGCCCCTTCATCTCCATCCTCTCATGCCCCAGGCAGTGAGGTCCATGAGCCGTGGGAGCGGCTCAGCCAGACTGAGAAGACAG GAGCAAAAACAGCTTCACCCCCAAAGGCAGgggtccccagccccagccctcccaggCTGTCAGAGGCCCCAGCAGAGCAAGCTCACACCTTCTCAtcctcccagggacacagg GTCAAGGTCCTTCTCAACCGGATCAGATGGAGGAGCCCTCGACCTGCTGAACCCGCTGCCCTTCCTGACAGCCCTGCCCCCAG GACTGCATCAGGGGGCCTCCGTGAAAGGCCTCCATGCCACCCCCCCCGGAAGACCTTTATGCCATCGTTAGCAGTTAAGAAGCAAAGAACAAAAAACCTTTCTGTGCACTGA
- the PDLIM2 gene encoding PDZ and LIM domain protein 2, whose amino-acid sequence MALTVDVVGPAPWGFRISGGRDFHTPIIVTKVTERGKAEAADLRPGDIIVAINGESAEGMLHAEAQSKIRQSPSPLRLQLDRSQAASPGQTNGESSVEVLATRFQGPRRTHIDSQSSLRSPCSSPASLSPRPGSPFSTLPTSSPHALTGEAVTSHSFQSLTHSPGLAAEDHLSYGGRPGSRQAGLGPAGDSAVLVLPPPPLPSPGPRSSSPRLSVASEGESHLLREDSEVFKMLQENREARLPPRQSSSFRLLQEALEAEERGGMPAFVPSSLSPQSALPTSRALATPPKLHTCEKCSASIANQAVRIQEGRYRHPGCYTCADCGLNLKMRGHFWVGDELYCEKHARQRYSTPLTLSSQA is encoded by the exons ATGGCGCTGACAGTGGATGTGGTGGGGCCAGCGCCCTGGGGCTTCCGCATCTCCGGGGGCAGGGATTTCCACACGCCTATCATAGTGACCAAG GTAACCGAGAGGGGCAAGGCTGAGGCTGCTGACCTCCGGCCTGGTGACATTATTGTAGCCATCAATGGGGAGAGTGCAGAGGGCATGCTTCATGCCGAGGCCCAGAGCAAGATCCGCCAGAGCCCCTCACCCCTGAGGCTGCAGCTGGACCG GTCCCAGGCTGCCTCTCCCGGGCAGACCAATGGGGAAAGCTCCGTGGAGGTGCTGGCCACTCGCTTCCAG GGCCCCAGGAGAACGCACATAGACAGCCAGTCCTCCCTGCGGTCACCTTGCTCCAGCCCGGCCTCCCTCAGCCCCCGGCCAGGCAGCCCCTTCTCTACCCTGCCCACCAGCAGCCCACACGCCCtcactggagaggctgtgacCAGTCACAG TTTCCAGAGCCTGACCCACTCCCCGGGACTCGCTGCTGAGGACCACTTGTCCTATGGGGGTCGCCCCGGAAGCCGACAG GCCGGCCTCGGCCCCGCTGGCGACTCGGCTGTGCTGGTGCTGCCGCCACCGCCACTGCCTTCCCCAGGTCCCCGTTCTTCCAGCCCCAGGCTCAG TGTGGCCTCTGAAGGGGAAAGCCATCTCCTAAGAGAGGACTCAGAAGTCTTCAAGATGCTGCAGGAAAATCGTGAGGCGCGGCTGCCCCCCCGGCAGTCCAGCTCCTTTCGGCTATtgcaggaggccctggaggcTGAAGAGAGAG gtGGCATGCCTGCCTTCGTGCCCAGCTCACTGAGTCCCCAGTCcgccctgcccacctccagggCCCTGGCCACCCCACCCAAGCTCCACACGTGTGAGAAGTGCAGCGCCAGCATCGC GAATCAGGCTGTGCGCATCCAGGAGGGGCGGTACCGCCATCCCGGCTGCTACACCTGCGCCGACTGTGGGCTGAACCTGAAGATGCGCGGGCACTTTTGGGTGGGGGATGAGCTGTACTGTGAGAAGCACGCCCGCCAGCGCTACTCCACACCCCTGACCCTCAGCTCCCAGGCCTGA